From Paenibacillus sp. FSL H8-0537:
TTGATATCGACCGTCTGGATACGCTGATGAATTTGTTTAGCGAGCTGCTAATTGATCGCGTACGACTAGAACAGCTTTCAAGCGAAATTAAGCGCAATGACTTGACCGAGACGGTTGAGCATATGACGCGTGTAAGTACGGATTTGCAAAATATCGTACTCAAGCTGCGCATGGTTCCCGTCGATTCGGTATTCAACCGTTTCCCTCGCATGATTCGCGATTTGGCGAAGTCGCTTGATAAAAAAATCGAATTGGTCATTACAGGCGCGGATACAGAGCTTGACCGTACTGTTATTGATGAAATTGGCGACCCGCTCGTTCACTTGCTCCGCAACTCAGTCGATCATGGCATCGAGACGGTGGAAGAACGCATTGCTGCTGGCAAGTCGGAGGTGGGAACCATTTTCCTGCGCGCTTACCACAGCGGCAACCATGTGTTCATTGAAGTGGAAGAGGATGGACGCGGCATTAACCAAGAGCGCGTGCTGAAGACGGCAATCAAAAACGGCGTCGTTACCGAAGATGAGGCGAAAAAGCTGTCCAGCGACGAAATCAATATGCTGATTTTTGCAGCAGGCTTTAGTACAGCTGAGAAAATCTCGGATATTTCTGGACGCGGTGTAGGACTGGACGTTGTACGTTCTAAAATTACGTCGCTCGGCGGAAATGTTACCATTGACTCGGCGTTTGGCAGAGGAACGAAATTCTCAGTACAGCTTCCGCTGACTTTGTCGATTATTTCGGCCATGCTGATCAAGCTGGGCTCGGAAAAATATGCGATTCCGCTATCCTCTATTGTGGAGACCAGCATTATCCGCAGATCGCAAATTTTGAACGTTCATGGCAATTTAATGATCGAATTCCGCAATACTGTTATTCCTCTTGTATCGCTGAGCCGTGTGCTTGAGACACCTGACTTTAATGATAGCGCCGAGGAAGAAACCGAAATTGTAGTGGTGCGCAAGGGAGAAAAATGGGCGGCAGTCACCGTTGATGAGTTTATCGGCCAAAACGAGATTGTGCTCAAAACGCTTGGCAAATATTTGACCAATATCGAGGCGATTTCTGGAGCGACGATTTTAGGTGACGGCCAGGTGGCATTAATTATTGATCCTAACGCATTAATCAAATAGGAGGTTTTCACAATGGGAGAAGAATTGAAGGTCATTGTTTTCGCGCTAGCTGAAGAGGAATACGGAATTGAAGTAGATAAAGTCAGAACGATCGAGCGGATGTCGCCGATTACTCGCGTGCCTAAAACAGCTGCTTTTATTAAAGGCGTTATGAATTTGCGCGGTGTGGTTGTGCCGGTTGTCGATCTTCGTGGGCGTTTTGGCCTACCTGAGCAGGAACCGACAGATAATTCGCGAATTATAGTAGTAGCGGTAGATGATCTTGAAGTAGGATTTATTGTCGATTCCGCGAATGATGTCATAGATATCGATACGGACAACATCGATTCTCCACCAGAAATCGTAGGCGGCGTTAAAGCGAAATACTTGCATGGCATTGCCAAGCTCGGGGACAGCAGACTGCTTATTATGCTAAATCTAGTTGAGGTGCTGAATAAAAACGAGATCGAACAGCTCATGCAACTGGAGGGATAAAAGTGGCACAATTCAGCAAGTTTGAAGCTTTTGAGCTTGACGTACTAAAGGAAGTCGGCAATATTGGCGCAGGCAATGCAGCTACTGCATTGTCTCGTCTCCTTAACAAGCCAGTCGATATGGGCGTCCCGAAGGTCAGCCTGCTGCCCTTCGAAGAAATTGCCGATCGCGTTGGCGGTATGGAGCAGGTTGTCATTGCAGTGTTTTTAAGAGTGGAAGGCGAAGCGCCAGGCAATATGTTTTTCATTATTCAGGAGGATGCAGCAAAGCGGTTGCTAACTCAACTGCTGTCATTGCCTCACGATGATGAGAACGGCTATTCCGAAATGGAGCTGTCGGCTTTATGTGAAATCGGAAATATTTTGACAGGCTCTTATCTGTCTTCGTTAGCTGATTTTACTCACTTGGCGATGGCTCCATCGGTACCATCCGTTGCACTGGACATGGCTGGTGCTATTTTAAGCTATGGCTTGCTGCAATATGGCGAGATGGGCGATTCCGCGCTGTTGATTGAAACGACATTTCTAGAAGACTGCCAAGACCTGGAGGGCCATTTTTTCCTCATACCCGATCCTGAATCATTCACAAAAATTTTCCGCGCTTTGGGAGTAAACGTCGAATGATACAGCAAAATTTGATTAAGGTAGGAATGGCTGATTTAAATATCGCAACTGAGGGTTCCGTCCTCAAAACAACAGGGCTTGGCTCTTGTGTAGGGCTTACGCTTTATGATCCGTATAATAAAGTAGCCGGAATGGCGCATGTTATGCTGCCTTCCTCTGAAATTGCAAGAGAGTCGACGATTAACTTGGCGAAATACGCGGATACAGCCATTCCTGAGCTTCTAGAACGGATGAAGCATGTGGGTGCACAGCAAAATCGCATAGTTGCGAAAATGGCTGGCGGCGCACAAATGTTCGCTTTTTCGGGTCAGTCGGATTCTATGCGTATTGGTCCAAGAAATGTCGAATCTTGTCTTGAGATCGTCAACAAATTCAAGATTCCCGTTTTTGCACAGGATACAGGCGGCAATTATGGTCGCACCATTGAGTTCGACAGCGGAAGCGGCTTGCTACTCATTCGCAGCGTACAGCTTGGAATAAAGGAGATTTGAATTAATATGATCGGAAATTGGCGATGGAATGTCGGATTAGGACTAACGGGTGTTATATTAACGATTCTTTTCTCACTCGGTAAAAATGCGGTCACAGTCATACTGCTGCGCAGTGTATATGCATTCATCGCCTTTGTTGTCATTGCGTTTATACTGCGTGCGGTGCTTACGTTTATTTTGAAGCCTCCGGCACTACTGGATAACGGCGCTATAGAAGAAGATGGAATAGGATCACAGTTTGATTTGACTACGCCGGACGAAAGCGAAGATTTAAATCAGCTGTTGAAAGACGGACTGGATACTCGCCCTGCACAAGGTGAGGCAGATGGCAAGCAGCAAATGCAGCAAGAGCAAGAGCAAGAGCCGTTTCGGCCATTAGCGCCGCCGCAGCTCGTGTCTGCACAAAACAAAGAACCGGAAGAACTGGCTAAAGTAGTACGTCACCTGACAGGAGGGTGAAAAATATGATTGCTTCTTTAAACATTCCGATGTGGCAAGCTTGGAAAGAAGAAGGGGATATTGAAGCGAAGAAGCGGCTTATTGAGCAATATTTGCCGCTTGTTGATTATGTGACCAATCGTATGGCTATTGGCCTGCCTAAAAACGTATCGAAGGATGACCTGGCCAGCAATGGCGTTATGGGATTAATTGATGCGATAGAGAAGTTTGACTATTGTCGGGGGCTGCAATTCGAGACCTATGCTTCCTGGCGCATTCGCGGCGCAATTATTGACGGTCTCCGTCAAGGCGACTGGGTACCGCGGTCCGTGAGAGAGAAAGCGAAAAAAGTGGAAGAGGCTTATCAAAAGCTGGAACAACAGTATTTACGCTCAGTTTCCGATGCTGAAATTAGCAATTATCTGAACATAACGGAAAAGGAGTTTACAACGATGCTTCAAGAGATTGCAGTAACGACTGTATGTTCGCTTGAGGATCCTCTTCGAGAGGAAGAATCGGAAACAAGACTTTCTCTGCTCGTGGATGAACGGGCAAAAAATCCTGACCATAAAGTCCATGAAGTATATTTGAAAGATTCACTAGTTAATGGAATAGAGAAGCTGACGGAGAAGGAACGTATCGTCGTTTCCCTTTTTTATTATGAAGAGCTGTCTTTAAGTGAGATTGCAGAAGTGATGTCGCTCTCGCCGTCACGGATTTCCCAGCTCCATTCCAAAGCTATTTTACGTCTTAGAGGAGCTTTATCCAAGCATAAAGATCAACTAATGCAGTACTAGAGTGGAGGCATGAAATGGAAGGTCAATTATTGGATACCATTATGAGCGTTCAAATATCAGCCGATAAAATGTCAGCATTTTTGACATTTAAACGTTTGACGGATGATTTCGAATGCTCGCTTGAACAATTAGAGCAGTTTGTGCAAAGTAGTGGAGTGAACGAAGGGATTATACCCGGCGTCCTTCAAAACATTTGTTACAATCCGCTCGCTTTTTATAAAGAGCAAACTTTAATTGCTGAAGGAAAGCCTGCTGAAGTTGGCAAGGACGGTTTTGTTCAGTTTATTTACGATATGAAAAACAAGGAACGACGCCCTGCCGAAAATGAGGATGGCACCGTAGATTTTAAGGAAATGACGCAGTTGAAAAATGTGACGCGTGGTCAGCTGATTGCTGAACTGGTAGCCCCTGCTGCTGGAGAGCCGGGTATAACGGTAACCGGAGTTGAGGTAGCTTCTAAAGAAGGCAAGGCAGCGCGTTTTAAAATAGGAAAAAATGTTGTGCTGAACAATGAGCAAACTGCCATGTATGCGGCGCTGGACGGACTCATTACGATGACGGATAAGGATAAAATCAATGTATTTCCTATTTACGAGGTAAATGGCGACGTAGATTATAAAATAGGAAATATTGATTTTGTCGGTACCGTAGTCATCCGCGGGAATGTGCTTAGCGGCTTCCGCATCAAATCTGCGGGGGATATTCGCATTATAGGCGGTGTTGAGGGCGCCGATTTGGACGCTGAAGGCTCAATTGAAATATCAGGCGGCATTATGGCGGGAAACAAAGGTTTTGTCAAAGCCGGTAAAAATGTGAAATGTTCCTTTATTCAGGACGGCAATGTTATTGCTGGCGATGATGTGCTCGTGTCGCAAAGTATTATGCATTCGAATGTTCGCGCTGGTAAAAACGTCGTTTGCTCAGGGGCTAAGGGACTAATGGTTGGCGGGACCATTCAAGCAGGCGAACGGGTTAAGGCTCGCACAATCGGGAATACAATGTCTACCGCTACAGTAGTTGAAGTAGGTGTAAAGCCGGAGCATCGCTCGGAGCTGCTGGAATTGCGCACAAAGCTCAAACAACACAATGAGAGCATGGATAAGGCGGATAAAGCGCTTGTGATTTTGGATCAATTGGCTGCGATTGGGCAACTGACCGATGACAAAATGGCCATGCGCATCAAGCTGAGCGCGACTAAAAGGCAGTCGATGACCGAAGTCGAGCAGTTCCGCGAGCGAATTTTGGATATTGAGCGTACGCTGGAAGATAGCGACCAAGCTGGAGTTGACGTCAATAACACGATTTATGGCGGAATCAAAATTGTAATTGGCCGATATACGAAATATATTAAAGACCCGCTGCAGCGTGTTTCCTTTCAATATTTAGATGGAGACATCTCGCAGGTTAGTTACCGTTCGTAAAAACTTGAGCAAGCTGACCCAAGAGGGAGGTAATCAAGATGGCTTTCAAACCTATTGATTTGCAAATATCGGTTCCTCGCACACCGGAATCCAGCGGACTTCAAGGGCAGATGAATCATAAGCCGTTGTCGGATCAGACGAAGCTTGCCGAGCAGCAAGCTGCCCAGACCGAGCTAGTTCGCCACAAGAATACGGAAGTAGAGCATTCCGTAGGCCTGAACGTTCGTCAGGATCAAGAATCAAGCAAGCAATCAGATGAACGCAAGGGCAAACACAAAAAACAGGATGGGCAGGATAAGCATGAAGAAAGCCATCCCCCTGTGCATCCCTATAAGGGACATCATGTAGATATTTCGCTTTAAAGGCAGGTGGGAGCAATCATGTCTAACTGGCAATACATAGTTTTGCTTGGCGCAGTAGTCGTTGTTTTTGGGTTGCTTTTACCTAGAAGGAAACAACCTGCAGCTGCTCAAGTCGTCAATAATATGGAAGTTTCGCTGGAACAGTTTATGGAGAACATGGAGCAGGACAATCGGGAGCTTACTGCACTTATCGTGCAATCGCAAGAGGAAGCACGTACTAAGGCGCAGCGCAGCGAGGCGCGTTTAGCGGACCTGGAGCGTAAATACAGCGCTTTGGAGCAGCTTCTGGAGCAGCAGAAGAATTCAGCAGTGTCAATGCCAACTGCTTGGGTACAGCCTGTTAAGGCTGCTGCCGCCGTTCCCCATGTTCCTGCGGTATTGATCGACGAGCCTGAGGAGCTAGAAGAGCCAGCACCGCCAGCGAAGCAAACGATCCAGCAGCGCTATCCAGATTTGTTTGAGTTTCATCAGCAAGGCAAGTCTATTGAGGCTATTGCTAAAAAATTGAACATGAACAAGGGCGAGGTTCAGCTTATCCTTCAGCTTGCGAAGCAGGAGGAGGGGGCCCGTGTTTAAAAATCGCTTGTTTTTAACCGGGCTTGGCATTGGCATTATTATCGGCGCATTATTGCTCCAAATGATGATAATTGGCGAATCCAGCCAGCAAAAGCTCAGTAACCGCGACAACGCAGGTACAGAGCAAGGGGAAAAGATATATTCGCAAAGTGAAGTCGACGCCATTCTTGAAGCGCAGCGGGCAACGAGCAGCCTACAAGAAGAAAGCGAAGCAACAGCTGCGCCTTCGCCAGCTGCATCACCTAAACCAACGCCAGTTGAAAGCGCTGCTCCGCTAGCCACCGCCACAGCTTCTCCAAAACAGGCGGCACCGCCAGCGGAGCATTCTTCAACTGCTGCGGACACGGGGGAGCATACCATTCGCAAAATGGTTCGTATTCAGGCAGGAACGAATTTGACCGCGGCGTCTGAGCTGCTGGCCAAGGAACAGCTTATTACCGATAAAACGGCATTTATCCGCAAAATGAAGCAAG
This genomic window contains:
- a CDS encoding chemotaxis protein CheA, which translates into the protein MDMNAYLSMFIDESNDHLQSLNENLLRLEGEPEDLSIVQNIFRSAHTLKGMSATMGYEDLAALTHEMENVLDLVRNSKLKMDSFIFDTLFKGLDALEAMVQDVVNGGTGKADVTSIVSALQSIFSGEHKQAESDQKAAAAGNSTNADKPILLLDEYQTSVLKQSIDSGHQAYHIHVTIREDCLLKAVRAYMVFNLLEAHGEIVKSEPSVQDLEQEKFDRSFTVFTITQTKLEDLQTQIMNVSEVESAVVTLLDEESLHLLSTPTANQQAEAEVKKAKEEVAAAIAVVEKKEEAKAPAVVAPRKEAPAQAAPAAVNRTIRVDIDRLDTLMNLFSELLIDRVRLEQLSSEIKRNDLTETVEHMTRVSTDLQNIVLKLRMVPVDSVFNRFPRMIRDLAKSLDKKIELVITGADTELDRTVIDEIGDPLVHLLRNSVDHGIETVEERIAAGKSEVGTIFLRAYHSGNHVFIEVEEDGRGINQERVLKTAIKNGVVTEDEAKKLSSDEINMLIFAAGFSTAEKISDISGRGVGLDVVRSKITSLGGNVTIDSAFGRGTKFSVQLPLTLSIISAMLIKLGSEKYAIPLSSIVETSIIRRSQILNVHGNLMIEFRNTVIPLVSLSRVLETPDFNDSAEEETEIVVVRKGEKWAAVTVDEFIGQNEIVLKTLGKYLTNIEAISGATILGDGQVALIIDPNALIK
- a CDS encoding chemotaxis protein CheW — translated: MGEELKVIVFALAEEEYGIEVDKVRTIERMSPITRVPKTAAFIKGVMNLRGVVVPVVDLRGRFGLPEQEPTDNSRIIVVAVDDLEVGFIVDSANDVIDIDTDNIDSPPEIVGGVKAKYLHGIAKLGDSRLLIMLNLVEVLNKNEIEQLMQLEG
- a CDS encoding chemotaxis protein CheC — its product is MAQFSKFEAFELDVLKEVGNIGAGNAATALSRLLNKPVDMGVPKVSLLPFEEIADRVGGMEQVVIAVFLRVEGEAPGNMFFIIQEDAAKRLLTQLLSLPHDDENGYSEMELSALCEIGNILTGSYLSSLADFTHLAMAPSVPSVALDMAGAILSYGLLQYGEMGDSALLIETTFLEDCQDLEGHFFLIPDPESFTKIFRALGVNVE
- a CDS encoding chemotaxis protein CheD — protein: MIQQNLIKVGMADLNIATEGSVLKTTGLGSCVGLTLYDPYNKVAGMAHVMLPSSEIARESTINLAKYADTAIPELLERMKHVGAQQNRIVAKMAGGAQMFAFSGQSDSMRIGPRNVESCLEIVNKFKIPVFAQDTGGNYGRTIEFDSGSGLLLIRSVQLGIKEI
- a CDS encoding FliA/WhiG family RNA polymerase sigma factor — translated: MIASLNIPMWQAWKEEGDIEAKKRLIEQYLPLVDYVTNRMAIGLPKNVSKDDLASNGVMGLIDAIEKFDYCRGLQFETYASWRIRGAIIDGLRQGDWVPRSVREKAKKVEEAYQKLEQQYLRSVSDAEISNYLNITEKEFTTMLQEIAVTTVCSLEDPLREEESETRLSLLVDERAKNPDHKVHEVYLKDSLVNGIEKLTEKERIVVSLFYYEELSLSEIAEVMSLSPSRISQLHSKAILRLRGALSKHKDQLMQY
- a CDS encoding FapA family protein produces the protein MEGQLLDTIMSVQISADKMSAFLTFKRLTDDFECSLEQLEQFVQSSGVNEGIIPGVLQNICYNPLAFYKEQTLIAEGKPAEVGKDGFVQFIYDMKNKERRPAENEDGTVDFKEMTQLKNVTRGQLIAELVAPAAGEPGITVTGVEVASKEGKAARFKIGKNVVLNNEQTAMYAALDGLITMTDKDKINVFPIYEVNGDVDYKIGNIDFVGTVVIRGNVLSGFRIKSAGDIRIIGGVEGADLDAEGSIEISGGIMAGNKGFVKAGKNVKCSFIQDGNVIAGDDVLVSQSIMHSNVRAGKNVVCSGAKGLMVGGTIQAGERVKARTIGNTMSTATVVEVGVKPEHRSELLELRTKLKQHNESMDKADKALVILDQLAAIGQLTDDKMAMRIKLSATKRQSMTEVEQFRERILDIERTLEDSDQAGVDVNNTIYGGIKIVIGRYTKYIKDPLQRVSFQYLDGDISQVSYRS